In one window of Escherichia coli DSM 30083 = JCM 1649 = ATCC 11775 DNA:
- the hha gene encoding HHA domain-containing protein — translation MSEKPLTKTDYLMRLRRCQTIDTLERVIEKNKYELSDNELAVFYSAADHRLAELTMNKLYDKIPSSVWKFIR, via the coding sequence ATGTCCGAAAAACCTTTAACGAAAACCGATTATTTAATGCGTTTACGTCGTTGTCAGACAATTGACACGCTGGAGCGTGTTATCGAGAAAAATAAATACGAATTATCAGATAATGAACTGGCGGTATTTTACTCAGCCGCAGATCACCGCCTCGCCGAATTGACCATGAATAAACTGTACGACAAGATCCCTTCCTCAGTATGGAAATTTATTCGCTAA